TATCGCCTGCACGAGCATCCACGTGACGACAATGTATCCGGCGCCGCCGTGCGGCGTGGTGCCGTGCGCCGAGCCGTTGGCCTCCTTATCTGGCGTTAGCTGGGTCGTGGTCCTACCtctctccgccgccgcctcaaaCTCACTATAGTACATGAACGTCGTGCCGGCACACAGGAGGATGAcagcaaggccaaggacgctCTTGTGTGCGTCTAGGCGCTGTGCGCGTACAGTGGATGGAGGCGTGGGCGGCTGCACGACCGAGATCCCAATAGcgaagagcgcgagcgcgagagcATTCAGAGACGGGTGCCACGCAAAGAGCGTCGGCACCGGCGACGTGAGGAtgagcgccgccgtcccgagaacgaggagcGTCGTGCCGGTCTGGAGTCAGTGGTGGCGTTGAGGTTTTGGGGATTCATgctggagagagagacGTCTTCGCCTAGCATTACGCGGAGCTTGGCTAGCATCGGCGACGCCAGCGAGCATGTCATTGTGGACGGCCAAcgtcgaggtggtggtgggcgtCACCCAATTAGAGCGTGCGGTAGGCGCAGACAGAAGATGGGAAAGACGCACCAGCACAAGCGCCATGCCAGTCTTGTCATGCTGGGTCGGGACCATGTCTGCGAGTTTGAAGTTTGCGTGCTCGAGTGGGGGTGGTGCAGTACTGTTATAATCCGGAAcagagtggaggagaggcTGCTCGACGCTTGCTCTTTGTGTCATTTTGCGCACAAACAGTAGTGGTCCGTGTGTAGATGAGTAGATGAGGAGATGAGGTGCATGAGGAGATGAGTGCAACAGATTGGTAAATCAGCTGCGAATCAGTTAGCAAGCATTTCAGTCCAATGACGTCGTCATTATCGTATCACTCCGAAATGCGTATCCGCTTCTACGCAATTTCATCTCTTTGCTTCAGTCCTATTTCTGCACTTGTTCTATTCGAGATACATAGCGCGCGAGTATCCGCGACTTAGAAGAGGTCCATGGCATCCTGGCCCGGCGCACGGACGGCACGCACACGTCCCTCAAAGCTGAACATATCCCCTTCGTAGGCGACAAAGCCCAGATCCACGCCCTGCTCAGTAGCGCTCAGGCGGTCGTTCAGACCAagcacgtcgacgaggttggcgcTCACGAGGTCGATGGCGTCCTGTCGCGAGAAGGTCGTGGGCGCGGATGCGTACGCCATCGCGCTCTCAAAGCGGGTGAGGCGTGCGTCGCATGCCTCGATaatgccgaggccgaccttGACACCGCGGGTGTGCAAGTACGCGGGGAGGGTCATGTTGCTGAGCGGCGGGCCGGGGAGGATTCGCCTCTGGTCCCACATGAATGGGAAGGCGCGGGGAGCTGCGATGACTACGCCAATGTTCTCGgcggccagctcgtcagCCAGCATCCACGCCTCCTGCGCCCCAGAGATCGTCAGCCGCATTGCCGGGACGGTACGCTTCAAGCGAAtgagggcggcgatggcgtcggCCGAGTTCACggacgcgacgaggcggagctCTCCGGCTGCGACCTTTCCAAAGGCGGCTGCGACCTCACCTTGGCCTGCTTCGccgtggaggaggcggcggaggacaCCCATCGCAGTCGCGACGGAAAAGCTCGAATCGCCATGAGCGTCGCCGAACTGTCTAACCGCGATGTGCAATGCGGCCGCATGGTTTCCGATCgcgcccgcctcgagcgcatgCCGCGCACCGAGCGAGAATGAGTATGACATGCCCATGAGGAACTCGCCAGTGGAGGGGCAAGTGACACCCGTGGTGATGccctcgcgcagcgccatgagctcgtccttgccACCGAACTGAGCACCGTCGGCAGCATGCACGAGGAGGCCCGAGAGGATCTTGTTGTCGTCCAGGATGCTGGGAGCAGCGCCTGTATGCGTCGTTTCCTCCGCGCTGATttcctcgaggccgagagggGAGCCGTAGGAGATAAGGCCTGGGGCCAGCGAGCCACCCTTGAGGTCGATGGTCTCGTACCCGGCGCTTGAGGCGGTTACACAGTTATTGCCAGCACAAGTGATCTTGCCATTCTCCACGACGACCGTACCGggctcgccctcaccctgGCTCTTGACGCCGGAGAGGTAGAGATTCCTGACGCCCTGGAACACGATGTTGGACGAGCGCTTCTTCGGACGAAGGTCGGGATcgccgcgcgacgcgacggcCTCTGCAGCCTCCTTGTCATAGTCGCCCTTCGGGGTGATCTGCTGGGCGGCAGCTGGCTTACGCACGACGTGAGGATGGACAATCTGTGGGATGCCGTCGATGTAGGTTTGCTTGGGCGTGGCACCGACAGCGAGGGGGAAGCTATCCCACACGACAACGTCAGCGTCGTAGCCTGGACGGACGTAACCAAGGCGATGACCGAGGCCCGCAACTGTAGCTGACGTAGTTGTGACAGCAGCTAGGGCGCGGTTCCACTCCAAACCGAAGGCATGCGCCTGTGCGGCTCTGGGCGTCAGCTTTGTCCAAGCTCATATACAGAGTCGTCCAGAAAGAGAAAGTGTTCGGACGCCGCCACACGGCCCCTTTCCTTACCCCATCAAGGCCCCGCTCGGAGCACTGGGGGTACTGCAGGGGCTGCTACGCATGGTGTTGCTTCGTCTCCCTCGCACAACTCACTCGTAGATCAGGTAACGGCTGTCGAGGACCGGGTGGTCCGACTTCATGATGACCTTGAGAccagcctcgtcgaggaccttggcGGCATACGGTGAGCCGCGGTacgcctcgcgcttgtACCGTGCATTGTTGGCGAAGATGGCCACAGCGGGAGGAGTCTTGCCCCACGTCTGGCGAAGCAGGCCTGGGACGAGGTACGCCTCTGTACGTCAGCCACCCCACCTCCAAGTTACTCACCATGGGCGTGATGGAACGCAGCGATGGAGAACTTGAACTCGTTTGAGGTGCGCACCAGATCGTTCAAATCAACAGTCTCGTAGCAGTGGATGTTGACCTTGACGTGTCCGCGGATGATGTCAGCCATGACCTCCCCTGAAGTCAGCCCCATCTCCATCTATACTTACACTCGAGGCTATCGGGGAACGGGGCGGTCTGCTTCTTCGGCGCAGCGCACCACGCGTCCTGCTGGTCCTTGAGTTTCTTGCCCTCAGAGTACGCACGGCGGAAGTCGTACGCAGCGTCCATCCTTGCATTGTGGTACCAGACCTTGGCGTTCTCACCGCATGCATGCTTGATGTGCCGCCATGAGCGCGTGCGCTGCCACTCGCCATTGCGAATCACAAACGGTGGCTCGACCTGCATGCTCTGTGGAGTGTTCTCGGCCGTCCAGCGAGGCTTGAACGTGAACGCCTGTCCGCCGATGTTACCTGCACTGCCAGGCAGTACCAACATGGTCGTAATCCCGCCCGCAATGCTCAGGTTGAACGCCGCGTCGTGCGTGTTAAACCCGTCAAGACTGCGCAGCCACGGTTGGATCGGCGCCTTGTCGCTGTTCGTCTCGTCGCTACCACGCAATTCAGGCAAGGGGTCGATGCCCATATGCGAGTgcacgtcgacgatgcCTGGCGTGACCCacgcgccgtcgagctcgacagtCTGGACGCTTCGGCCCTTGttcttggcggcctcgaaGAGCTCCTCAAAGCCCTCGCCGGTGCTGATCTTGCGGACCACTCCGCCCTCGAGCCATACATCGGCGCCGTACAGCACTTCCGTGCCGTCTTTCTCGCCCGTCCACAGGGTCGCGTTCTTCAGCAGCACCGGCGCCGTACCCTTGACGTACCGGTCCGAGTGTTTGCGCGCGGATGTGGCCTGCTCCGGAGAGGGTTCCTGGTTGAGATGCCTGCATCGCTTCATGCCCTCATGTATGAAGGGAGGAAGTACCTCGGGCTCCCCTGGCCACGGAAAGCCTAGGTCGTTCTTGAGAACTGTGCCCACCAAGAGGGGGGGGCTCACcaagaggaggaggaagctcGCCAGGAAGGTAATTGGAAGGAGGAAGCTCGCGTTGTGGTTGGGCTTGTGGTCTTTGAAGCTCGtgtcatcgtcatcgctgACGAGGAGTGGCTTCTCAACATCAGGACGTTGCTCCCGGCGCTGCACGAGGCGAGGCATCGTGGCTTGGTAGAGAGGGCCTAATGAGAGATTGGGACAGAGGAGAGAGGTagaagggagagagaggaagacgagtTGTATCGCGGGTGGCCGACTAGCCAACTAACAGGTGGGTGACCTACGTCATTCAAATCCAATAGTCACTAGACGTTATCATAGAAGAATAGGTTACACACAATGTCTATTACACAGACACTACAAGACACTACATACCACGAACCATCCGCcgcacctcggcgccaccacgaggctcgcgcgcctccatctcgtcctcggttACCATGCGCTTGCCGAGcgtgcgcttcttcttcgcaggcgcaggggtggtggtgtccttgacgagcttgacgaggtcctcgtcctcgttgtacggcgtgcgcgcctTGACCTGCCGCTTGCTCTCTCGCAATGGCGTGAGTTTGGCGCTTGCCTTGGATGCCTGCTTCTGTGGGCTGCGGCGGTTcgaggcgcggcgcggcgctggctcCGATTCCACGCTAGCGCTCGAGGTAAATGAACCATCGAAGTCCTCGTCGGAACCGTCCTCCGactcgtcatcgtcatcgtaGCCATCGCCAGAGACttcgacgtcctcggcatcctccGAATCGGCGCTGGTGCTCTGGCTAACCATGGAGTCGCCCTCGATggtgccctcctcgtcgtccgagtcgagctcctcgtcgtcagagTCGACCTCCCCAGAGCGGTCGACGTCCTGGGCCGCACTGGGCGTAGTCGCTCTGGGATTGGTGGTCGTACGAGTCGAGTCGGCGGGCGTGATGTGCCGGGGCTCAATtggctcctcctcctccgagtcctcgtcaacatccatctcctcatcaGAAGCATCATCGGTGCCAGACTCGGACTGCTCATTCTCCTCCGAATCGGACTCGGTCGCATCCCCGTCGATGGAGCCGTTCATGTTGCGCGGCCCGTTGAATAATAGCGagatctcctcctcgacctctctCTCGGAAGTTGAGCCATTGGTCTCTTTCCGGATCGGGGCTCCGAGGAAAGGGTCGGTGAGAGAGTCCTATGGTCAGCCGCGCGGACATCATCAAACTCACCATCGTGAAGTCGCCGTCCGTGGCCGAGTCAAAGCTATCGTCGTACGACGTGTCCGCTGAATCGCCCATGGTGCGCTGCACAATGTCAAGCTTCATATCCGCCTTCAACTCGGCCGCAGCAGCCTGAGGTTAGCCTATATCTTCGAGAACTGGCTTACCGCCGCCTGGAAGCGCTTCTCGTAGTCTGCGTGGATGCGCTTGATTGTGTCCTGGAGGTCGCGAGAAACCTCCTCGCGAATATCGACTTCGAGCTGGGCGTTGCgcatctcgctctcgaAGAGCTGCGtcttgagctcgcgcagTTGCTCAAACAGGTAGTCAACGAGGAGATCCtgctcatcgtcgtcgtcatcctcagcgtcctcctcgactacctcgagttcctcctcgaccatctTGATCACCTCCGGCACgggtggaggagcgggTGCcttgggaggaggcggtgcgGGCCGAGCGTGAACTCGTGAAGGACGggagctcgcgctcacaGCAGCTGCCGCTGCGCGTGCAGAGGGACGGCCGCTGGCCGCACGGGCACTTGAACCGCGAACGGGGATGACGGGAGGGGCCACAGTTGTTGGTGGGGAGGGCGCAGCTGGTGCCGGCAATTCGCTGGGCTTCCTAACCACGGGCACCATGACCTTGATCTTCTGCCCACCGCCCATGGCGGAACGGAATGCGCTCAGGTGGCTGGAAATCTGGCGCTTGAGGGTCGGAATTGTCGTCTTGTGTGTCGCGGTCGTCTGGATCTCGCGTGCGAtggccgagaagcgcaTGACGTGCGAGTTCTCGTCAAATCCTGTATCGTATGGATTGACGTGGATCATCATGACCGCATGGCCGTCACCCACAAAGAAGTTCTGGAAGATCTCCGTGAGCTTTGCGTGGCGGAAGGGGACGATCGCGAGCTTCTTGCGAGTGCCGGGAGGACTAGGGGCGGCCATGCGCTGTTGATTGGCTCTAAGGACCTCGAGACATTGGCCAAGCACCATGAGCGACTTGTTGATGTTACCTGCTTCCTTGAGGCGGTCACCCGTGGTAGCAGCGTTGCGGGCACGTTCAGAGCCGGCGAGATCAACAATGGCAAGACGTGACACCTGCGCCGAGTCCGGGTCCTCGGGAGCGCCGTTGTGCACGCGGACGACCTTGATGGTAAAGATACCGTGGCTGCGACTTGACTCGCGATTCGCCATGGTACCGAACACCTGACGCGCGCCCTGGCCGCAGCGGAAGACTGCCAgtgcctcgtcgcgcgtgCGCACACGGATCTCGTGAGCGCCGCAGATGTACTTGCCATTTCCCTCAGGGTCGTTCTTAAGAACGAGGGCTCTTCGCTTGAGgacaccgccgccaccgttagccagcgccgcgagaCTCATGGAAGAGTTGATGTGGCCGGATAATCCGACCATGCTCATGGTGCGCGGcatcgccgacgcgcgaggCATTGCGGACACGCGAGGAGTGGCTGAGGCAACCTTGGGCCGCGTTGACGGCAAGACAGAGTCGAGTAGGTCAAAGATCTGTCAAGTCAGCTTGAGTGGACGTCCGTGAGCCTACCTTGTCATTGTAGACTTCGACGTAGGAGACAAACACGGCGTACGAGAAGTTGCGGTCTACTTTGACGCCTGGTGTCAACTACGGTTAGGCTTCATCCAGCAGCTCACTGTCACTGAGGCGCGCTTCCGGCTCAAACGGGAGGCTTTGGAGGTCGATACCGTCATCTTCGTCGGTGAGGACGACATCAGCCAAGCCCTGGCACTTGAGCTAGATGTAAGCGCCGCTCCAACACAGACGTACATTGGCCGTGCTCTCCATCCCCTTGATGGAGTTAAACACGACGTCTACGGAGCGGGGGAGTAATCCACGGTCCTCAATCTTGGTGCAGTCGCCACCTTGGATTGTGTATCTGTCATCAGCGAGGCGCCGCAGTGATTGTTGGAGGAAGAACGAGTGCGAGGGAATGTGATTGGCATGACTTTAGGCGGGTTGACGAAAAAGGtgaaggggaagggagaCTCACGTCTTGCCACTGTTGCTGACGCCATAAGCGAACAGCAGCCCATTCTCGCCATGCAACagcttctcgacgagcgGCTTGGTCGTCTCGTCAAAAAAGTTGTTCTGCGCCGTATTTGGCCCAAACACGCGGTTGAACGAGTACAGTTGACTGGGCTTTGGCATATGTAGTCGGGACTCGGCAGGCGGGCGCATCAAGACGCTCTTCTTGTCCTGCACCTCGAGGTAAGGActgccgccctcggcctcgagttGTGGTCGAATGCGGAGGTATGCTTGAAGCTGCTCAGTGTAGGTATCCGCTGCCTCCTTCGTCTCCTTCTCTtgcttgtccttgagcttgtcggACACCTTGCGGAGACCTTCCTTGCCTTTGGCCAGGAGGCCGTGGGCGGGAGGCTTGACACCTAAGACAGCAGGGGAAGCTGCCGCGCCCTGCT
Above is a genomic segment from Cutaneotrichosporon cavernicola HIS019 DNA, chromosome: 1 containing:
- a CDS encoding uncharacterized protein (Amidohydrolase family); translation: MPRLVQRREQRPDVEKPLLVSDDDDTSFKDHKPNHNASFLLPITFLASFLLLLEPSPEQATSARKHSDRYVKGTAPVLLKNATLWTGEKDGTEVLYGADVWLEGGVVRKISTGEGFEELFEAAKNKGRSVQTVELDGAWVTPGIVDVHSHMGIDPLPELRGSDETNSDKAPIQPWLRSLDGFNTHDAAFNLSIAGGITTMLVLPGSAGNIGGQAFTFKPRWTAENTPQSMQVEPPFVIRNGEWQRTRSWRHIKHACGENAKVWYHNARMDAAYDFRRAYSEGKKLKDQQDAWCAAPKKQTAPFPDSLEWEVMADIIRGHVKVNIHCYETVDLNDLVRTSNEFKFSIAAFHHAHEAYLVPGLLRQTWGKTPPAVAIFANNARYKREAYRGSPYAAKVLDEAGLKVIMKSDHPVLDSRYLIYEAAQAHAFGLEWNRALAAVTTTSATVAGLGHRLGYVRPGYDADVVVWDSFPLAVGATPKQTYIDGIPQIVHPHVVRKPAAAQQITPKGDYDKEAAEAVASRGDPDLRPKKRSSNIVFQGVRNLYLSGVKSQGEGEPGTVVVENGKITCAGNNCVTASSAGYETIDLKGGSLAPGLISYGSPLGLEEISAEETTHTGAAPSILDDNKILSGLLVHAADGAQFGGKDELMALREGITTGVTCPSTGEFLMGMSYSFSLGARHALEAGAIGNHAAALHIAVRQFGDAHGDSSFSVATAMGVLRRLLHGEAGQGEVAAAFGKVAAGELRLVASVNSADAIAALIRLKRTVPAMRLTISGAQEAWMLADELAAENIGVVIAAPRAFPFMWDQRRILPGPPLSNMTLPAYLHTRGVKVGLGIIEACDARLTRFESAMAYASAPTTFSRQDAIDLVSANLVDVLGLNDRLSATEQGVDLGFVAYEGDMFSFEGRVRAVRAPGQDAMDLF
- a CDS encoding uncharacterized protein (Belongs to the TRAFAC class myosin-kinesin ATPase superfamily. Kinesin family), which gives rise to MSTQRASTRTRAQPQTSATPAGRVTRLRAQQGAAASPAVLGVKPPAHGLLAKGKEGLRKVSDKLKDKQEKETKEAADTYTEQLQAYLRIRPQLEAEGGSPYLEVQDKKSVLMRPPAESRLHMPKPSQLYSFNRVFGPNTAQNNFFDETTKPLVEKLLHGENGLLFAYGVSNSGKTYTIQGGDCTKIEDRGLLPRSVDVVFNSIKGMESTANLKCQGLADVVLTDEDDGIDLQSLPFEPEARLSDSVKVDRNFSYAVFVSYVEVYNDKIFDLLDSVLPSTRPKVASATPRVSAMPRASAMPRTMSMVGLSGHINSSMSLAALANGGGGVLKRRALVLKNDPEGNGKYICGAHEIRVRTRDEALAVFRCGQGARQVFGTMANRESSRSHGIFTIKVVRVHNGAPEDPDSAQVSRLAIVDLAGSERARNAATTGDRLKEAGNINKSLMVLGQCLEVLRANQQRMAAPSPPGTRKKLAIVPFRHAKLTEIFQNFFVGDGHAVMMIHVNPYDTGFDENSHVMRFSAIAREIQTTATHKTTIPTLKRQISSHLSAFRSAMGGGQKIKVMVPVVRKPSELPAPAAPSPPTTVAPPVIPVRGSSARAASGRPSARAAAAAVSASSRPSRVHARPAPPPPKAPAPPPVPEVIKMVEEELEVVEEDAEDDDDDEQDLLVDYLFEQLRELKTQLFESEMRNAQLEVDIREEVSRDLQDTIKRIHADYEKRFQAAAAAAELKADMKLDIVQRTMGDSADTSYDDSFDSATDGDFTMDSLTDPFLGAPIRKETNGSTSEREVEEEISLLFNGPRNMNGSIDGDATESDSEENEQSESGTDDASDEEMDVDEDSEEEEPIEPRHITPADSTRTTTNPRATTPSAAQDVDRSGEVDSDDEELDSDDEEGTIEGDSMVSQSTSADSEDAEDVEVSGDGYDDDDESEDGSDEDFDGSFTSSASVESEPAPRRASNRRSPQKQASKASAKLTPLRESKRQVKARTPYNEDEDLVKLVKDTTTPAPAKKKRTLGKRMVTEDEMEAREPRGGAEVRRMVRGM